One segment of Myotis daubentonii chromosome 11, mMyoDau2.1, whole genome shotgun sequence DNA contains the following:
- the LOC132211863 gene encoding interferon omega-2-like: MALLLSLLTALVVFSAGPGGALGCDLPQDHVLLSRENLELLSQMSTISPFFCLKDRKDFRFPWATVDGTQVQKAQAIAVLHEMLQQVSNLLATENSSLTWNKTLVDQLRSGLHQQLEDLDTCLVEEMGEEGSALAMQGPTLALKRYFQGIRLYLKEKKYSDCAWEVVRVEIMRSFSSITALQERLRNKDGDVGSP; the protein is encoded by the coding sequence ATGGCCCTCCTGCTCTCTCTACTCACTGCCCTGGTGGTGTTCAGCGCTGGCCCCGGGGGAGCTCTGGGCTGTGACCTGCCTCAGGACCACGTCCTGCTCAGCAGGGAGAACTTAGAGCTTCTGAGCCAAATGAGCACAATCTCCCCTTTCTTCTGTCTGAAGGACAGAAAGGACTTCAGATTCCCCTGGGCAACGGTGGATGGCACCCAGGTCCAGAAGGCCCAGGCCATCGCTGTCCTCCACGAGATGCTCCAGCAGGTCTCCAACCTCTTGGCCACAGAGAACTCCTCTCTCACCTGGAACAAGACCCTCGTGGACCAACTGCGCTCAGGACTCCATCAGCAGCTGGAAGACCTGGACACGTGTTTGgtggaggagatgggagaggaaggATCTGCCCTGGCCATGCAGGGCCCTACCCTGGCCTTGAAGAGGTACTTCCAGGGCATCCGTCTCTACCTGAAGGAGAAGAAATACAGTGACTGCGCCTGGGAGGTTGTCAGAGTGGAAATCATGAGATCCTTCTCCTCAATAACAGCCTTGCAAGAAAGGCTCAGAAATAAGGATGGAGACGTGGGATCCCCCTGA